The Kitasatospora sp. NBC_00374 genome has a segment encoding these proteins:
- a CDS encoding acyl carrier protein — protein sequence MSDTVADQVRRLVGEMSPLGAREAQSTDRLVEDLGYDSLAVIELSLQLESTFSLTAMGQGEAADITTVGDVEGLVEKALANTADAV from the coding sequence ATGAGTGACACCGTTGCAGACCAGGTCCGCCGGCTCGTCGGCGAGATGAGCCCGCTCGGCGCCCGCGAGGCGCAGTCCACCGACCGGCTGGTCGAGGATCTCGGCTACGACTCGCTCGCCGTCATCGAGCTCTCGCTCCAGCTGGAGTCGACCTTCTCGCTGACCGCCATGGGCCAGGGCGAAGCGGCCGACATCACCACCGTCGGCGACGTCGAGGGCCTGGTGGAGAAGGCCCTGGCGAACACCGCCGACGCCGTCTGA